A part of Caldicellulosiruptor owensensis OL genomic DNA contains:
- a CDS encoding nucleoside kinase, protein MQKGSSSVRVFFEDVNICEDVEVGNNLLSFVPRFESYFKSPIIAAKVDNEIKELKYVISRDCKVKFIDMTQEDGMRIYRRSLIFVLIVATRMLFKEAVNVQHSLSKGLYCEVENRKLSSQDVELIKQKMKWIIEQDFQFRREKVSKDEAVKLFEEKGFYDKARTIKFSENEFVYIYYCGDYVDYFYGHLVPSTGYLKIFDLIQYHDGMVLLYPDKSDPFKLQEFVENKKLFAVYHEYKNWGRILGVSSIGELNEVIANGRIREFIRVSEALHEKKIAYLADQISQNPMTKVVLISGPSSSGKTTFAQRLSIQLKVNGKNPVYIGLDDYFFEHKVPLDENGKPDYESIEAIDVELFNSQLKDLIDGKEVVLPRFNFIERKRTFERRVRLQKDDIIIIEGIHGLNNRLTPMIPDENKFKIYVSALTHLNLDKHNRIQTTDYRILRRIVRDARTRGASAKRTISMWPSVRNGEEKNIFPYQEMADAMFNSALIYELAVLKKYAVPLLKTITREDEEYSEAQRLLHFLSFILTIDDEREIPPQSIIREFIGGSCFYDF, encoded by the coding sequence GTGCAGAAGGGCAGTAGCTCTGTTAGAGTATTTTTTGAGGATGTAAATATATGTGAAGATGTGGAAGTAGGGAATAATCTTTTGAGCTTTGTTCCAAGATTTGAGAGTTATTTTAAATCTCCTATAATTGCTGCAAAGGTTGACAATGAGATAAAAGAGTTAAAATATGTAATTTCAAGGGATTGCAAAGTAAAATTCATTGACATGACGCAGGAAGATGGTATGAGGATTTACAGAAGAAGTCTCATTTTTGTTTTGATTGTTGCAACAAGAATGCTTTTTAAAGAAGCTGTGAATGTTCAGCATTCTCTTTCAAAGGGACTTTACTGTGAGGTTGAAAACAGAAAACTGAGCAGCCAAGATGTAGAACTAATAAAACAGAAGATGAAATGGATAATAGAGCAGGATTTTCAATTCAGAAGAGAAAAGGTTTCAAAAGATGAAGCAGTTAAACTTTTTGAAGAAAAAGGGTTTTATGATAAGGCAAGAACAATAAAGTTTTCGGAAAATGAATTTGTATATATTTATTACTGTGGAGATTATGTTGATTACTTCTATGGACATTTAGTTCCTTCCACAGGGTATCTTAAAATTTTTGACCTGATTCAATACCACGACGGGATGGTACTTTTGTACCCTGACAAATCAGACCCATTTAAACTTCAAGAGTTTGTGGAGAACAAGAAACTGTTTGCGGTCTACCATGAGTACAAAAACTGGGGCAGGATACTGGGTGTCAGTAGCATTGGTGAGCTCAATGAGGTGATAGCAAATGGCAGAATAAGAGAATTTATAAGAGTGTCAGAAGCTCTGCACGAAAAAAAGATTGCATATTTGGCTGATCAGATTTCACAAAATCCGATGACTAAAGTTGTTTTAATATCCGGACCTTCATCCTCTGGAAAAACTACATTTGCCCAGAGACTGTCTATCCAGCTTAAAGTGAATGGCAAAAATCCTGTCTATATAGGTCTTGATGATTATTTCTTTGAACATAAAGTTCCGCTTGACGAAAATGGCAAGCCTGACTATGAATCGATTGAAGCTATTGATGTTGAGCTTTTCAATAGTCAATTGAAAGACCTGATAGATGGCAAGGAGGTTGTGCTGCCGCGGTTTAATTTCATAGAGAGAAAAAGAACGTTTGAAAGACGTGTCAGGCTTCAGAAGGATGACATAATAATAATTGAGGGTATACATGGGTTAAATAACAGACTTACTCCAATGATACCAGACGAAAACAAGTTTAAAATATATGTGAGTGCTTTGACACACCTGAACCTTGACAAGCACAACAGGATTCAAACTACAGATTACAGGATTTTAAGACGAATTGTAAGAGATGCCAGAACAAGAGGTGCATCTGCTAAGAGAACAATTTCTATGTGGCCGTCTGTCAGAAATGGTGAGGAGAAAAATATTTTTCCCTACCAGGAAATGGCGGATGCTATGTTTAATTCAGCACTAATTTATGAGCTTGCAGTTTTGAAAAAATATGCTGTTCCACTGCTCAAGACAATTACAAGAGAAGATGAGGAATATAGCGAAGCGCAGAGGCTTTTGCATTTTCTGAGCTTTATACTTACAATTGACGATGAAAGAGAAATCCCACCGCAGTCTATTATAAGGGAATTTATAGGAGGGTCTTGCTTTTATGATTTCTAA